The Streptomyces sp. NBC_00435 nucleotide sequence GGCTGACCACGGCGTTCACCCCGCAACAGGCCGCCGACCTGGCCAGGGCCTCGCTCCGCGACACCCTCGACGCGGTCCTCGCCACTCCGGCCGGGCGACGCGTCCTGGTCCTCGACGGACAGCCCGGTGCCTGGATCCCGGCCGGCATCGAGGTCGTCCCGCAGAGCTCGGGCGGCCTGGACGCCCGACTGGCCGCCGCCTTCGCCCTCGCCGGGGGCCCGGCCCTGCTCATCGGCATGGACACCCCGCAGGTCACCCCCAGCCTGCTCGCCCTCGGGCTCGACTTCACCGAGGCGGACGCGTGGTACGGCCCTGCCGAGGACGGCGGGTTCTGGGCCCTGGGCCTCGCCGAACCCGACCCGGCCCTGCTGCTGGGTGTGCCCATGTCCGTACCGGAGACGGGGAAGGTGCAGCGGCGCCGGCTGACCGACGCCGGTCTGGCCGTGCAGGACCTGCCCGAACTGTGCGACGTGGACACCCCCGCCGACGCGCAGCAGGTCGCCGCCGCCGCGCCGGGGACCCGCTTCGCCGCCCTGTACACCGGACTGTGCGCGGTGACCTCCCGATGACCGCGCAGCTCACCGAGCGCGCCACCCGCACCTGGCAGGCAGACCCGTACGCGGACGCCCTGCGCACCGGACGGGGCCCGCTGTACCTCCGCCGCCGGGACGGCTGGCTGCTGCCGCTGGAGGTCGAGCGGTGGTGCGCCGAAGCCGACGCGGCCGACGGCACCGTGCTGGCCCGCTGCGCCGGTCCGGTCCTCGACATCGGCTGCGGCCCCGGCCGGCTGGTCGCTGCACTCGCCCGGCTCGGGAACACGGCCCTCGGTGTGGACCTCACCCCGGAAGCGGTCGACCGGACCCTGCGGGCAGGGGGCGACGCCCTGTGCCGCTCGGTGTTCGACCCGCTGCCCCAGGAGGGCCGTTGGGGCACGGTCCTCCTGATCGACGGCAACATCGGCATCGGCGGCGACCCCGGAGCATTGTTGCGCCGTACCGCCGAACTCACCGCCCCCGGCGGATCCCTGCTGGTGGAGGTGGCCGACGCCGACGTGGACGAGCGCGTCGAGGTGTACGTCGACAACGGCAACGGCGGTCGCGGAGCGTCCTTCTGGTGGGCCCGGCTCGGAACCCGGGCCCTGATCACAGAGGCCGCGGACGCGGGCTGGACTCCGTACGGCGCCTGGCAGGAGGAAGGCCGGCGCTTCGTCCACCTCCGGCACTGACGGGCCATGCAGGCGGGCGCACCGGGGCGCCCGCCCGCGTGGACGGGCTCTCACAGGGCGCCGGAACACCTTACGAAACACGGACGTCCGGGGCGCCAACAGCCCGTGGAGGGCGGCTTCCTGGGAGCCTTCGGCGGGTGAACCCGCCTACCACCCGCACCACCCGAACCGTGATCACCAGCGCCGTCCTGGCCGCCCTCACCGCCGCCCTCGTCCTCACCGTCCGGTACGGGGGGTTCTTCAGTGATCCCGTCGGGCTGTTCTGGTGGTACGCGGCCTGCTGGGCACTATTCGCCACGGCCCTGGTCACGCTGCGCCGCGTCCCAGCCGGATCCGTCGTGCCGCTGCTCCTGGCGGGGGCCGTGGCCGTCACGGTGACCGGGCTCCTCGGGCCGCCGCGCACCAGCACCGACTCCTACCGCTACGCCTGGGACGGCCGGGTACAGTCCGCTGGCATCTCCCCGTACGACCACATCCCGCAGGATCCCGCGCTCGTCCGGCTGCGCGACCCGTGGCTCTTCCCCGAGGGCTCCACCTGCTCCGGCCCGGACCTGGCGGGCATCCCCCACACCGGCACGGCGCCCCGCTGCACCCGCATCAACCGGCCGGCCGTCCACACCATCTACCCGCCCGTCGCGGAGTTCTATTTCCTCGCCATCGACGCGCTCTCGCCCTCCGGAGCCCGGCACAAGCCGCTGCAGATCGGCGCCGGCCTGATCTCCCTCGGCGTGACCGGCACGCTCCTGCTCATCCTGCGCCGACGCGGCGCAGACCTCCGCAAGGCCGCGTACTGGGCCTGGTGCCCGGCCGTCCCCCTGGAGGCCGTCAACAACGCCCACATCGACGCCCTCGGCGTGCTCCTCGCCATCGCCGGACTCGGCCTCGTCGCCTCCCGCGCCCAGACCCGGCGAGCAGCCGGTGGCCTGCTCATCGGCGCCGCCATCGCCACCAAACTCATGCCCGCCGTCGTCCTGCCCGGCGTCCTCTCCGGCGTCCGCCGCATCCGCGACGCCGCCGCCGTGCTCCTGCCCGCAGCGGCGTTCACCGCACTCGCCTACCTGCCGTACGTCCTGATCTCGCACCAATCGGTCTTCGGCTACCTCGGCGGCTACGTAGAGGAAGAGGGCTACGACGACCCCTCGGCCGGCTCCCGGTACGCGCTCCTGCGCCTCGTACTGCCCGACGACTGGGCCTTCCCCGTCCTGCTCGCCGCCGTCGCGGCGGTATCCCTGTACGTGATGTGGCGCGGGGACCCACGGCGCCCCTGGAGCGGCGCCCTGCTGGTCACCGGCTGGGCCTTCGTCCTCCTCACCCCCGGCTACTCCTGGTACGCCCTGCTCCTGATCGCGCTCGCCGCCCTGGACGGACGCTGGGAATGGCTCGGCATCCCCCTGGCCGGTGCAGCCGTCTACATCCTCGGACCGACCTTCGGCTACGGGGCAGCGCTCGCCTCCATCGCGTACGGGGCCGCCGCGGCCCTCGTCGCGGTCACGGCCTGGTGCCGGCACCGAGGCGCCGGGACCGGCGCCAAAGCCTCCCAGCGGCAATCTGCACGCCGTAAGACTTCCGTATGATCCCTTTTCGGCTTTTTTGATACTTGGTCCACCACCATGGATGGCATGGACACCAGCGTGCACAACCTGGCAGTGGACATGACCCTGACGAACATCGGGTGGTTCGGGATCGTCGGAGTTCTCATCGTCGCCGTCCTGATCGCCGCGTTCGTCCTCGGCGCGAAGGTCCGGGCACACGAACCCCCTCCCCCCACACCCGACAGCCAGCCACACCTCCCGGCCGGCGGGGCCGTCCACGAAGTGCGCGAGCAGCCCGAAGACCGCGAGGCGAGGGGCTTCCCCGCCGGAGGCCTCAGCCCGCACCAGATGGGCGGCTACGGCAACGGCGGCTCCACCACCCGCCCCCATCCCGAACAGCCCCTCCCCGAGGGTGAATCCGCCGTCCATCACCGCGGCGCCTGACCCCCTGCCGATGGGCAGAGATCTTGAGACTCGGGGAGTACGAAGGAGGACCGACCCCAATGGCCACAGTCACGCAGGACCAGACCAGGCGCGGGCGCGGCGTCGTACTCGACGACCACCTCCCCCTCGACCACCGGCTGGGCCGCGTCTACCGCGGTGGCGCCGGACTGATGGGCGCCTTCCTCGTCGTGTTCGGCGTCCTCGGGCTGATCGACCGGATCGGGTTCTTCAGCACCAGCGGAAGCATGGTGATGGGCCTGGGCAGCAACGGGGCTCTGAGCGTGGCCTCCGTCCTCGTGGGCGGCCTGCTGCTCGCCGGTGCGGTCATCGGCGGGAACACCGCATCCACCGTCAACATCATCGTGGGCGTAGCCTTCCTCGCGGCCGGTTTCGCCAGCCTCGCCGTGCTGGACACCCGCTTGAACGTGTTCGCGTTCCACCTCCAGAACGTGCTCTTCAGCTTCGTCACCGGCCTGCTGCTGATGACCTTCGGCATGTACGGCCGCGTCAGCGGATCTCTGCCCCACGACAACCCGTACTGGCGATCCCGTCACCCTCGGAGCTGACCTGTCCCTGCATCCGGTCGGGTTCACCCTCACTCGGAGTTCGTCGCGTCCTCCCGTACGTTTTCGGTTTCGGAGTTGCGGATGGTGAGGGCGGCGTTGATGAGGCCGATGTGGCTGAAGGCCTGCGGGAAATTTCCGAGGGCCTCGCCGCTGGCGGTGTCGACTTCCTCGGGGAGGAGACCCACATCGTTGGCGTGGGCGAGGGCGTTCTCGAAGGCCTGCCGGGCGCGGGCGCTCTGGCCGGTCAGGGCGAGGGCCTGGGCGAGCCAGAACGTGCACAACAGGAAGGTGCCCTCGTCGTGGTCGATGTCGTCCTCCAGATAGCGGCGCACCAGGCCCCGTGAGTCCGTCAGCTTCCCGGCGATCGCCTCGACGGTGGAGCGCACGCGGGGGTCGTTTCCCGGGAGGAAGCCGGTGAGGGGCAGCATCAGCGCGGAGGCGTCGAGGCGGCGGCTGCCGAACGCCTGCGTGAACGCACCCACCTGAGCGTTGTAGCCCTGGTCCTCCATGGTGTCGCGGATCTGTTGGCGGATGTGCTGCCAGTGGGAGACGCGGTCGTGGGCGTCGAGGGCGGGGGCGAGGTCGATGGCGCGGTCCAGGGCGACCCAGCACATGAGTTTGGAGTGCAGGAAGTGGCGGGCGGGGCCGCGGCCCTCCCAGATGCCCTGGTCGGGATCCGCCCAGCGTCTGGCGGCGGCCTCGGCACACTGGCGCAGGAAGGTACGGACCGGCGGGTCGAGGAGTTCGCCGTGGGGCAGCGTCTGGTGAGCGGCGTCGAGGAGTTCCCCGTAGACGTCGAGCTGCCGTTGGCGCCAGGCGTCGTTGCCGACGCGCACCGGGCTGCTGCCCCGCCAGCCCGACAGGTGCGACAGCGTGCGTTCGCTCAGGTCGCGCTCGCCGCCGATGCCGTACATGACCTGGAGGTCGACACCGCGCTCCAGCTGGGTGGCGGCGGCCTGCGCGAGGAAGGCGAAGAAGTCGGCCTTCTCCTGCTTGCAGGCGCCGGTGGCCAGGGCCTGGAGGGTGAGGCTGGCGTCGCGGACCCAGGTGTAGCGGTAGTCCCAGTTGCGGGTTCCGCCGATGCTCTCCGGGAGCGACGTCGTCGCCGCTGCGACGATCGCCCCGGTCGGCGTGTAGGTCAGGGCGCGCAGCACCCGCCCGCTGTGGCGGACGTGTTCTTGTCAGGGGCCCGTGTAGGCGGCGTGGAGTGTGGACCAGGACCGCCAGCCCGTTTCGGTGTCGGCCAGCCGGCGGCGGATGCGGCGCGGGGACCACGGCTTGGGAGCGGATCCCCAGGCCGGCTCGGCGCTGAGCGCGAAACCGAGGCGGTCCCCGGCCTTCAGGGTGACTCCGGCGTGGGCCGTCGATCCGTCCAGGCTGAAGGCGAGGTCGGTGGCGAGCATCAGGACCTGGGCGCCTCCGCGGGCCAGCAGGCCCCCGCGGACGGGCCTCATGACGGGCTGGATCAGCCCGAACTCCGGGCGCGGGGCGAACTCCACGGTGATGTCGACCGCGCCGCTCGTACAGGTGACCTGGCGCAGCAGCGTTCCCGGCGAGGAGGTCCCCATGGCGTGCCCGCGTTCGCGGCGGCCGAGGGCCAGCGCGTCAACGAGCACCGCGGTGCCGGTGGGGGTGCGGAAGGTGGTCTCCATGACCAGGGTGTCGGGCAGGTAGCGACGGCTCACCTGCCCCGGAGTACCGGCCGGGCGGATCGACCAGTGACCCGCGTCCTGGTCGAGGAGCCGGGCGAAGACCGCCGGGCCGTCGAAGCGCGGGAAGCACAGCCAGTCCACCGACCCGCCCGAACTCACCAGCGCAGCCGACCGGCAGTCCGAGAGCATCGCGTAGTCGCCGATGGGGCGCTCGCTCACGTTGCCGCTCCCGTTCCGACGGCCCCCGGGACCGGGGCCGATTCCGACGCACGCGATCCGCAGGTCGGGCGGTGTCCTTGCACGAAACGGCACTCCCCGCTCCGAGGCCGGCGACGTGACGGCAAGCCCCGGAGCAGGCAGTGGCCGTGGTGAGCCGCAGCCACCCATCCCGGGGTGACCAGAGCCCCGCCGGGAGACACCCCGTGCACGGGTTCGAAGCGATACCGCACCGGGGACGCACCTGCCGTCACCCGTTCGCCTGCGATCCCGCGCCCGGTCGCCCATCCGATGCTCCCGGCAGGCGGCCTTCGGCAAGCCGACCTAACGTCGACCGGGACCGCACCGCAGACCACGTCGCCCGCCGCGCAGGAACCAAATTGTCCGTCCGGGTACCTCCGGCGGACAGTCCACGAAGGGCAGGAGGACGGGTGAACACCGCCGCTTCGATGCGGACCAGCGGCCTTGAGCCCTGGCAGCGGGGCCCGTACGCCGATGCGCTCTGCGCGGCGGA carries:
- a CDS encoding glycosyltransferase family 87 protein is translated as MITSAVLAALTAALVLTVRYGGFFSDPVGLFWWYAACWALFATALVTLRRVPAGSVVPLLLAGAVAVTVTGLLGPPRTSTDSYRYAWDGRVQSAGISPYDHIPQDPALVRLRDPWLFPEGSTCSGPDLAGIPHTGTAPRCTRINRPAVHTIYPPVAEFYFLAIDALSPSGARHKPLQIGAGLISLGVTGTLLLILRRRGADLRKAAYWAWCPAVPLEAVNNAHIDALGVLLAIAGLGLVASRAQTRRAAGGLLIGAAIATKLMPAVVLPGVLSGVRRIRDAAAVLLPAAAFTALAYLPYVLISHQSVFGYLGGYVEEEGYDDPSAGSRYALLRLVLPDDWAFPVLLAAVAAVSLYVMWRGDPRRPWSGALLVTGWAFVLLTPGYSWYALLLIALAALDGRWEWLGIPLAGAAVYILGPTFGYGAALASIAYGAAAALVAVTAWCRHRGAGTGAKASQRQSARRKTSV
- a CDS encoding DUF4383 domain-containing protein, which codes for MATVTQDQTRRGRGVVLDDHLPLDHRLGRVYRGGAGLMGAFLVVFGVLGLIDRIGFFSTSGSMVMGLGSNGALSVASVLVGGLLLAGAVIGGNTASTVNIIVGVAFLAAGFASLAVLDTRLNVFAFHLQNVLFSFVTGLLLMTFGMYGRVSGSLPHDNPYWRSRHPRS
- a CDS encoding TIGR04282 family arsenosugar biosynthesis glycosyltransferase; the encoded protein is MNTLLVIAKAPVAGRVKTRLTTAFTPQQAADLARASLRDTLDAVLATPAGRRVLVLDGQPGAWIPAGIEVVPQSSGGLDARLAAAFALAGGPALLIGMDTPQVTPSLLALGLDFTEADAWYGPAEDGGFWALGLAEPDPALLLGVPMSVPETGKVQRRRLTDAGLAVQDLPELCDVDTPADAQQVAAAAPGTRFAALYTGLCAVTSR
- a CDS encoding class I SAM-dependent methyltransferase, which gives rise to MTAQLTERATRTWQADPYADALRTGRGPLYLRRRDGWLLPLEVERWCAEADAADGTVLARCAGPVLDIGCGPGRLVAALARLGNTALGVDLTPEAVDRTLRAGGDALCRSVFDPLPQEGRWGTVLLIDGNIGIGGDPGALLRRTAELTAPGGSLLVEVADADVDERVEVYVDNGNGGRGASFWWARLGTRALITEAADAGWTPYGAWQEEGRRFVHLRH
- a CDS encoding trehalase-like domain-containing protein produces the protein MSERPIGDYAMLSDCRSAALVSSGGSVDWLCFPRFDGPAVFARLLDQDAGHWSIRPAGTPGQVSRRYLPDTLVMETTFRTPTGTAVLVDALALGRRERGHAMGTSSPGTLLRQVTCTSGAVDITVEFAPRPEFGLIQPVMRPVRGGLLARGGAQVLMLATDLAFSLDGSTAHAGVTLKAGDRLGFALSAEPAWGSAPKPWSPRRIRRRLADTETGWRSWSTLHAAYTGP
- a CDS encoding glycoside hydrolase family 15 protein, translated to MLRALTYTPTGAIVAAATTSLPESIGGTRNWDYRYTWVRDASLTLQALATGACKQEKADFFAFLAQAAATQLERGVDLQVMYGIGGERDLSERTLSHLSGWRGSSPVRVGNDAWRQRQLDVYGELLDAAHQTLPHGELLDPPVRTFLRQCAEAAARRWADPDQGIWEGRGPARHFLHSKLMCWVALDRAIDLAPALDAHDRVSHWQHIRQQIRDTMEDQGYNAQVGAFTQAFGSRRLDASALMLPLTGFLPGNDPRVRSTVEAIAGKLTDSRGLVRRYLEDDIDHDEGTFLLCTFWLAQALALTGQSARARQAFENALAHANDVGLLPEEVDTASGEALGNFPQAFSHIGLINAALTIRNSETENVREDATNSE
- a CDS encoding DUF6479 family protein, with amino-acid sequence MDTSVHNLAVDMTLTNIGWFGIVGVLIVAVLIAAFVLGAKVRAHEPPPPTPDSQPHLPAGGAVHEVREQPEDREARGFPAGGLSPHQMGGYGNGGSTTRPHPEQPLPEGESAVHHRGA